From Streptomyces zhihengii, the proteins below share one genomic window:
- a CDS encoding DUF692 domain-containing protein yields MELGIGIGWRPEIADTVERLPGLDWVEVVAENVCPGHLPDSLARLRERGVRVVPHGVSLGLGGAERPSPRRLADLAARAEALGSPLVTEHIAFVRAGGELTASPALEAGHLLPVPRTRDALAVLCENVRIAQDSLPVPLALENIAALVAWPGEEMTEGRFLAELVERTGVRLLIDVANLHTNRVNRGEDPYTALDELPVEAIAYVHVAGGIERDGVWHDTHAHPVTRPVLDILAGLRARVAPPGVLLERDDDFPPPEELAAELTVIRETLSTAGASAPVRPAPRKPAGASAPSAQPADGATDAAAGPGADAAPPHGTPPGAAADGARARVGIAQASLLSALVAGTPAPTGFDVARLRVQSRALVAKRAGVVARVAPELPDILGSGYRPAFVAYARFRPLRDSYRRDALDFAEHLLAEGRPDDEEARRRLTLWWTERAAPEPPRRGARLVHAVRRVLAGAGR; encoded by the coding sequence ATGGAACTCGGCATCGGCATCGGCTGGCGTCCGGAGATCGCGGACACCGTGGAACGGCTGCCCGGCCTCGACTGGGTCGAGGTCGTCGCGGAGAACGTCTGCCCGGGCCATCTGCCCGACTCCCTCGCCCGGCTGCGCGAGCGCGGCGTCCGCGTCGTGCCGCACGGGGTGTCCCTGGGGCTCGGCGGCGCCGAGCGCCCCTCGCCCCGGCGCCTCGCCGACCTCGCCGCCCGCGCAGAGGCGCTGGGCTCCCCGCTGGTGACCGAGCACATCGCCTTCGTCCGGGCGGGCGGGGAGCTGACCGCGTCCCCCGCGCTGGAGGCCGGGCACCTGCTGCCGGTCCCCCGGACCCGTGACGCGCTCGCCGTGCTGTGCGAGAACGTGCGCATCGCCCAGGACTCCCTGCCCGTGCCGCTGGCCCTGGAGAACATCGCGGCGCTCGTCGCCTGGCCGGGCGAGGAGATGACCGAGGGCCGGTTCCTCGCGGAACTCGTCGAACGCACCGGCGTCCGGCTGCTCATCGACGTGGCCAACCTCCACACCAACCGGGTGAACCGGGGCGAGGACCCGTACACGGCGCTGGACGAGCTGCCGGTGGAGGCCATCGCCTATGTGCACGTCGCCGGCGGGATCGAGCGGGACGGGGTCTGGCACGACACCCACGCCCACCCCGTCACCCGGCCCGTGCTGGACATCCTCGCGGGTCTGCGCGCACGCGTGGCACCGCCCGGGGTGCTGCTGGAGCGTGACGACGACTTCCCGCCGCCCGAGGAGCTGGCGGCCGAACTGACCGTCATCCGGGAGACGCTGAGCACGGCGGGCGCCTCGGCCCCGGTCCGGCCCGCGCCGCGGAAGCCCGCCGGGGCCTCCGCACCGAGTGCCCAGCCCGCGGACGGCGCGACGGACGCGGCGGCCGGCCCGGGCGCGGACGCCGCTCCCCCGCACGGCACGCCCCCGGGCGCGGCGGCGGACGGGGCGCGGGCGCGGGTCGGGATCGCGCAGGCGTCGCTGCTGTCGGCCCTGGTCGCCGGGACCCCGGCGCCCACCGGGTTCGACGTGGCGCGGCTGCGGGTGCAGAGCCGGGCGCTCGTCGCGAAGCGGGCCGGCGTCGTCGCCAGGGTGGCGCCGGAGCTGCCGGACATCCTCGGGTCCGGCTACCGGCCGGCGTTCGTGGCGTACGCCAGGTTCCGTCCGCTGCGCGACAGCTACCGGCGCGACGCGCTGGACTTCGCCGAGCACCTCCTCGCCGAGGGCCGGCCCGACGACGAGGAGGCGCGGCGCCGGCTGACGCTCTGGTGGACGGAGCGCGCCGCGCCCGAACCGCCGCGCAGGGGCGCGCGGCTGGTCCACGCGGTGCGCCGGGTCCTCGCCGGCGCGGGGCGGTGA
- a CDS encoding TIGR04222 domain-containing membrane protein, which translates to MTELALLVWSAVVVSSVLLLVRVSAARRGAPRHLAPRLGAWEAAFLAGGPARVADAALAALHADGRIRVGAPGVVAAAATTAHDPVERAVLDAPGLAPSGALAAVRGEVMRARAVQGLGDSLAARGLLTVPPGHRRLTTWGSVQGILCLIGLPVSLVLTFVQFAGAGHRATGLPFVVVVGPVLLAGAVLGITQSRRAARRTTPAGRDALVAFRVALSTGSPTVAELVASRGTRAVPDRELSAFLAAAARQGASRSAVPYVAATAAAAVVPVWCAGVTGTGGGWGAGGDTGGSGCGGSSGSGCGSPGSSCGGSGSSCGSSGSSCGSSCGGSSCGS; encoded by the coding sequence ATGACCGAACTCGCCCTGCTCGTCTGGTCGGCCGTGGTCGTCTCCTCGGTGCTGCTCCTCGTCCGGGTCTCCGCCGCGCGGCGCGGCGCGCCCCGGCATCTCGCGCCACGGCTCGGCGCCTGGGAGGCGGCGTTCCTGGCCGGCGGCCCGGCCAGGGTCGCCGACGCCGCGCTCGCCGCGCTGCACGCGGACGGCCGGATCCGCGTCGGCGCTCCCGGTGTGGTCGCCGCGGCGGCCACGACCGCCCACGACCCGGTGGAGCGCGCCGTGCTCGACGCGCCCGGCCTCGCGCCCAGCGGGGCGCTCGCCGCCGTGCGGGGCGAGGTGATGCGCGCCCGGGCCGTCCAGGGGCTCGGGGACTCGCTCGCCGCCCGCGGGCTGCTCACCGTGCCGCCCGGTCACCGGCGCCTGACGACCTGGGGGTCGGTGCAGGGCATCCTGTGCCTCATCGGTCTGCCGGTGTCGCTGGTGCTGACGTTCGTCCAGTTCGCGGGGGCCGGACACCGGGCGACGGGGCTGCCGTTCGTCGTGGTGGTGGGGCCGGTGCTGCTGGCCGGCGCCGTACTCGGCATCACCCAGTCCCGCCGTGCGGCGCGCCGCACGACGCCGGCCGGCCGCGACGCCCTGGTGGCCTTCCGGGTCGCCCTGTCCACCGGCAGCCCCACCGTGGCGGAGCTGGTCGCGTCGCGCGGCACGCGGGCGGTGCCGGACAGGGAGCTGTCGGCGTTCCTGGCGGCCGCCGCCCGCCAGGGGGCGTCCCGCTCCGCCGTCCCGTACGTCGCCGCCACGGCGGCCGCGGCCGTCGTTCCGGTGTGGTGCGCGGGCGTGACGGGCACCGGTGGCGGATGGGGGGCCGGCGGCGACACGGGCGGCTCCGGCTGCGGCGGCTCGTCGGGCTCCGGCTGCGGGAGTCCGGGGTCGAGCTGCGGCGGTTCCGGTTCGAGCTGCGGGAGTTCGGGGTCGAGCTGCGGATCGAGCTGCGGCGGGTCGAGCTGCGGATCCTGA
- a CDS encoding TIGR04222 domain-containing membrane protein: MLWLLLLASAWAATAVSCLRLCLAAADVPRLPSGVPELGDGPGDADGEGTREAGLTLYEAAYLAGGPGRVADLALVAMHGRRGLLLAHTGWTTVVDPDAEDALERSVIAAAGPAGQELTASVRTAVAADGAVRAIGDRLVRAGLAVPDRARTAVVSALRAVRATSLLIPALAVCAVLTLPGGREPGPVAVWFTLPLAMTLGALAMAAMEVRPYTRFASPLGAHRLSAFAEHTAAGGQGTERARLTAVALHGVGVLDDPELRVALAAGRPAHRVG; the protein is encoded by the coding sequence ATGCTCTGGCTCCTTCTCCTCGCGTCGGCCTGGGCCGCCACCGCCGTCAGCTGTCTGCGGCTGTGCCTGGCCGCCGCCGACGTCCCCCGGCTGCCGTCCGGCGTGCCGGAGCTCGGGGACGGGCCCGGGGACGCGGACGGGGAGGGCACTCGCGAGGCCGGACTGACGCTGTACGAGGCCGCGTACCTGGCGGGCGGGCCGGGCCGGGTCGCCGATCTGGCCCTGGTGGCGATGCACGGCCGGCGCGGGCTGCTGCTGGCGCACACCGGCTGGACCACGGTGGTGGACCCCGACGCCGAGGACGCGCTGGAGCGTTCGGTCATCGCGGCGGCGGGGCCGGCGGGCCAGGAGCTCACCGCATCGGTGCGCACGGCGGTGGCCGCCGACGGCGCGGTCCGGGCCATCGGGGACCGTCTGGTGCGGGCGGGGCTCGCCGTCCCGGACCGGGCGCGCACGGCCGTGGTCTCGGCGCTGCGCGCCGTCCGTGCGACGAGCCTGCTGATACCGGCGCTCGCCGTCTGCGCGGTGCTGACGCTCCCCGGGGGCCGCGAACCGGGCCCGGTGGCCGTCTGGTTCACGCTTCCCCTGGCGATGACGCTGGGCGCGCTGGCGATGGCGGCGATGGAGGTGCGGCCCTACACCCGCTTCGCGTCGCCGCTGGGCGCCCACCGGCTGTCGGCGTTCGCGGAGCACACCGCCGCGGGCGGACAGGGCACGGAGCGGGCGCGGTTGACGGCGGTGGCCCTGCACGGCGTGGGAGTGCTCGACGACCCGGAGCTGCGCGTCGCGCTGGCCGCCGGCCGGCCGGCGCACCGGGTCGGCTGA
- the hemQ gene encoding hydrogen peroxide-dependent heme synthase yields MSAPEKTPNAGKKAKDLNEVIRYTLWSVFKLRDVLPEDRSGWADEVQELFDQLGAEDVTVRGTYDVSGLRADADVMIWWHAETADELQDAYNRFRRTRLGRALAPVWSNMALHRPAEFNKSHIPAFLADETPRDYVSVYPFVRSYDWYLLPDEDRRRMLADHGKMARGYPDVRANTVASFSLGDYEWILAFEADELYRIVDLMRHLRASEARLHVREEVPFYTGRRKDVADLVAGLA; encoded by the coding sequence ATGAGTGCGCCCGAAAAGACCCCGAACGCAGGCAAGAAGGCCAAGGACCTCAACGAGGTCATCCGGTACACGCTGTGGTCCGTCTTCAAGCTGCGAGATGTGCTGCCCGAGGACCGGTCCGGCTGGGCCGACGAGGTCCAGGAGCTGTTCGACCAGCTCGGCGCCGAGGACGTCACCGTCCGCGGCACCTACGACGTCTCCGGGTTGCGCGCCGACGCCGACGTCATGATCTGGTGGCACGCGGAGACCGCGGACGAGCTCCAGGACGCCTACAACCGCTTCCGGCGCACCAGGCTGGGCCGCGCACTCGCGCCGGTCTGGTCGAACATGGCGCTGCACCGCCCCGCCGAGTTCAACAAGTCGCACATCCCGGCCTTCCTGGCCGACGAGACCCCCCGCGACTACGTCTCGGTCTACCCCTTCGTCCGCTCCTACGACTGGTACCTGCTGCCCGACGAGGACCGCCGCCGCATGCTCGCCGACCACGGCAAGATGGCCCGCGGCTACCCGGACGTGCGCGCCAACACCGTCGCCTCGTTCTCGCTCGGCGACTACGAGTGGATCCTGGCCTTCGAGGCCGACGAGCTGTACCGCATCGTCGACCTGATGCGTCACCTGCGCGCCTCCGAGGCGCGGCTGCACGTCCGCGAGGAGGTGCCGTTCTACACCGGCCGCCGCAAGGACGTCGCCGACCTGGTGGCCGGACTGGCGTAG
- the hemG gene encoding protoporphyrinogen oxidase produces MNGPLHDTPARHTVVVGGGIAGLAAAHRLTAAGARVTLLEATGRLGGKLHAGEIAGVPVDLGAESMLARRAEGVGLARAVGLGERLQPPAVAVSAVWTRDALRPLPKGHVMGVPGSAEALAGLLSPEGVARIGRERELPPADVGDDVAIGEFVAGRLGREVVDRLVEPLLGGVYAGDAYRISMRAAVPGLFDAARRHDALLDAVREVQAKGAAQQGAGPVFMGLAGGIGTLPDAVAAAVRAAGGDIRTSTPVLGLAPDGGGWRVRTDRETLAADAVVLATPAWASAALLTDTCPAAASDLGAVEYASMALVTLAFRRADLGELPGSGFLVPPADGRSIKASTFSSNKWSWVDEGSDELFVLRTSLGRHGEERALDRDDAELVALSLGDLGRAVGITARPVASEVTRWTGGLPQYPVGHLARVARIRREVAALPAALRVCGAAFDGVGIPACVADGQRAADEILATPTPARGTHPDAGE; encoded by the coding sequence ATGAACGGCCCCCTGCACGACACCCCCGCGCGCCACACCGTCGTCGTCGGCGGCGGCATCGCCGGCCTCGCGGCCGCCCACCGGCTGACCGCCGCCGGCGCACGCGTCACCCTCCTGGAGGCCACCGGCCGCCTCGGCGGCAAGCTGCACGCCGGGGAGATCGCCGGCGTGCCGGTGGACCTCGGCGCCGAGTCGATGCTCGCCCGCCGCGCCGAGGGCGTCGGCCTGGCCCGCGCGGTCGGCCTCGGCGAGCGGCTCCAGCCGCCCGCCGTCGCGGTCTCCGCGGTCTGGACCCGCGACGCCCTGCGGCCGCTGCCCAAGGGCCATGTGATGGGCGTGCCGGGCTCGGCCGAGGCGCTCGCCGGGCTGCTCTCGCCGGAGGGCGTCGCCCGCATCGGCCGGGAGCGGGAGCTGCCGCCCGCCGACGTCGGCGACGACGTCGCCATCGGCGAGTTCGTCGCCGGACGGCTCGGCCGCGAGGTCGTCGACCGGCTCGTGGAGCCGCTGCTCGGCGGGGTGTACGCGGGTGACGCGTACCGCATCTCGATGCGCGCCGCCGTCCCCGGGCTCTTCGACGCCGCCCGCCGCCACGACGCCCTGCTGGACGCGGTGCGCGAGGTGCAGGCCAAGGGAGCCGCCCAGCAGGGCGCAGGGCCGGTGTTCATGGGCCTCGCCGGCGGCATCGGCACCCTGCCGGACGCCGTCGCCGCGGCCGTGCGCGCGGCGGGCGGCGACATCCGCACCTCGACCCCGGTGCTCGGCCTCGCCCCCGACGGCGGCGGCTGGCGGGTCCGCACGGACCGCGAGACCCTCGCCGCCGACGCCGTCGTCCTCGCCACCCCCGCGTGGGCCTCCGCGGCGCTGCTCACGGACACCTGCCCGGCCGCGGCCTCCGACCTGGGCGCGGTGGAGTACGCCTCCATGGCGCTGGTGACCCTCGCCTTCCGGCGCGCCGACCTCGGCGAACTGCCCGGCAGCGGCTTCCTCGTGCCGCCCGCCGACGGGCGGTCGATCAAGGCGTCCACCTTCTCGTCCAACAAGTGGAGCTGGGTCGACGAGGGCTCGGACGAACTGTTCGTGCTGCGGACCTCGCTCGGCCGCCACGGCGAGGAGCGGGCGCTCGACCGGGACGACGCCGAACTCGTCGCGCTCTCCCTCGGCGACCTGGGCCGGGCCGTCGGCATCACCGCGCGGCCGGTCGCCTCCGAGGTGACCCGCTGGACGGGCGGCCTGCCCCAGTACCCCGTCGGCCACCTGGCCCGCGTCGCCCGGATCCGCCGCGAGGTGGCCGCGCTGCCCGCCGCACTGCGGGTCTGCGGGGCCGCGTTCGACGGGGTCGGCATCCCGGCGTGCGTCGCCGACGGGCAGCGCGCCGCCGACGAGATCCTCGCCACGCCGACCCCGGCGCGGGGCACGCATCCGGACGCGGGAGAATAG
- a CDS encoding DUF4349 domain-containing protein, whose translation MRARRTFAVLFVTASLALAGCGAGSDDSADAKPAYAEQAKGAAGSGSAADEGATAADGKAGPEGTAEPSAEAAAHIIRTASLSVEVKDAVAALADARAAAEKAGGRVENETTERVDDTHVTSRIVLRVPQESYDAVLSGLAGAGRLLSRQADAKDVTDQVVDVESRIATQRASVARVRELMERAERLSDVVALEGQLSSRQAELEALLAKQESLKDRTALATITLELTEPERAEESSDDGAPGFLDALGGGWDALVATVRWIAVVLGAVAPFAAVGAALYVLWRLLGGRAGPAGRRSRRRGPPRRAARSRRTRGRRRPRPRGGRRTPGRAPRTEGAAPRSVFP comes from the coding sequence ATGCGTGCACGCCGCACGTTCGCGGTTCTGTTCGTCACCGCGTCACTCGCACTCGCCGGCTGCGGGGCCGGCTCCGACGACTCCGCCGACGCCAAGCCGGCCTACGCGGAACAGGCCAAGGGCGCTGCCGGATCCGGCAGCGCCGCCGACGAGGGGGCGACGGCGGCGGACGGGAAGGCCGGGCCGGAGGGGACGGCCGAGCCCTCGGCCGAGGCCGCGGCGCACATCATCCGCACCGCCTCGCTGAGCGTGGAGGTGAAGGACGCGGTCGCGGCCCTCGCCGACGCGCGCGCGGCGGCGGAGAAGGCCGGCGGGCGGGTGGAGAACGAGACCACCGAACGCGTCGACGACACCCATGTGACCTCGCGCATCGTGCTGCGGGTGCCGCAGGAGTCGTACGACGCGGTGCTGTCCGGACTCGCGGGCGCGGGCCGGCTCCTCTCCCGTCAGGCCGACGCGAAGGACGTCACCGACCAGGTGGTCGACGTCGAGAGCAGGATCGCGACGCAGCGGGCGAGCGTGGCCCGGGTGCGCGAGCTGATGGAGCGGGCCGAGAGGCTCTCGGACGTCGTGGCGCTGGAGGGGCAGCTGAGCAGCCGTCAGGCGGAGCTGGAGGCGCTGCTGGCCAAGCAGGAGTCGCTGAAGGACCGCACGGCGCTGGCGACGATCACGCTGGAGCTGACGGAGCCGGAGCGCGCGGAGGAGTCGTCGGACGACGGCGCCCCCGGCTTCCTCGACGCGCTCGGCGGCGGCTGGGACGCCCTGGTCGCGACGGTGCGCTGGATCGCGGTGGTGCTGGGCGCCGTCGCGCCGTTCGCGGCGGTCGGCGCGGCGCTGTACGTGCTGTGGCGCCTGCTGGGCGGCCGCGCCGGGCCCGCCGGGAGGCGGAGCCGGCGCCGCGGGCCGCCGCGGCGGGCGGCACGGTCCCGCCGTACCCGGGGACGTCGCAGGCCACGGCCCCGCGGCGGCCGGCGGACTCCGGGGAGGGCACCCCGGACTGAAGGGGCCGCGCCCCGTAGCGTGTTCCCATGA
- a CDS encoding FAD-dependent oxidoreductase, which translates to MTTERLVIVGGDAAGMSAASQARRTKGRDELEIVAFERGHFSSYSACGIPYWVAGDVEGPDRLIARSPEEHRARDIDLRMRTEVTELDLAGGRVRSLDLESGTESWTGFDKLVIATGARPVRPALPGIDAPGVHGVQTLDDGRALLDSLSRARGRRAVVIGAGYIGVEMAEALLRHGFEVTVVDRSEQPMSTLDPDMGRLVHEAMTSMGITVVTGAAVTGVLTDDGGAVRAVATQDAEYPADVVVLGIGVEPETTLARAAGLPLGDHGGLLTDLSMRVRGRDAVWAGGDCVEVLDLVSGRERHIALGTHANKHGQIIGANAAGGYGTFPGVVGTAVSKVCDLEIARTGLREKDARAVGLKYVTATVESTSRAGYFPGAAPMTVKMLAEYRTGRLLGVQIVGREGAAKRVDIAAVALTASMTVEAMTALDLGYAPPFSPVWDPVLVAARKAVAAVRRAGV; encoded by the coding sequence ATGACGACGGAGCGACTGGTGATCGTGGGGGGCGACGCGGCGGGCATGTCCGCCGCGTCGCAGGCACGCAGGACGAAGGGCCGGGACGAGCTGGAGATCGTGGCGTTCGAGCGCGGTCACTTCAGCTCGTACTCCGCGTGCGGCATCCCGTACTGGGTGGCCGGCGACGTCGAGGGACCGGACCGGCTGATCGCCCGCTCCCCCGAGGAGCACCGGGCGCGCGACATCGATCTGCGGATGCGCACCGAGGTCACCGAACTGGACCTGGCCGGCGGCCGGGTCCGCTCGCTCGACCTGGAGTCCGGCACCGAGTCCTGGACGGGCTTCGACAAGCTGGTGATCGCGACCGGCGCGCGGCCGGTGCGCCCGGCGCTGCCCGGCATCGACGCGCCCGGGGTGCACGGTGTGCAGACCCTGGACGACGGCCGGGCGCTGCTCGACTCCCTGTCCCGTGCCCGGGGCAGGCGCGCGGTCGTGATCGGCGCCGGGTACATCGGCGTGGAGATGGCGGAGGCGCTGCTGCGGCACGGGTTCGAGGTGACCGTGGTCGACCGCTCCGAGCAGCCGATGTCGACGCTCGATCCCGACATGGGCCGCCTGGTCCACGAGGCGATGACCTCGATGGGCATCACGGTGGTCACCGGCGCGGCCGTGACCGGCGTGCTGACGGACGACGGCGGCGCGGTGCGCGCGGTCGCCACCCAGGACGCCGAGTACCCGGCGGACGTGGTGGTGCTCGGCATCGGCGTCGAACCGGAGACCACGCTGGCGCGGGCGGCCGGCCTGCCGCTGGGCGACCACGGCGGGCTGCTGACGGACCTGTCGATGCGGGTGCGCGGCCGGGACGCCGTCTGGGCGGGCGGCGACTGCGTGGAGGTCCTGGACCTGGTGTCCGGGCGGGAACGCCACATCGCGCTGGGCACCCACGCCAACAAGCACGGCCAGATCATCGGCGCGAACGCGGCGGGCGGCTACGGCACCTTCCCCGGGGTGGTCGGCACGGCCGTCAGCAAGGTCTGCGACCTGGAGATCGCCCGCACCGGGCTGCGCGAGAAGGACGCCCGCGCGGTCGGCCTGAAGTACGTGACGGCCACCGTGGAGTCCACCAGCCGCGCCGGCTACTTCCCCGGCGCGGCCCCGATGACGGTGAAGATGCTGGCCGAGTACCGCACGGGCCGGCTGCTGGGGGTGCAGATCGTCGGCCGCGAGGGCGCGGCGAAGCGGGTGGACATCGCGGCGGTGGCCCTGACGGCCTCGATGACGGTCGAGGCGATGACCGCCCTGGACCTCGGCTACGCCCCGCCGTTCTCCCCGGTCTGGGACCCGGTGCTGGTGGCCGCCCGCAAGGCGGTCGCCGCGGTGCGGCGGGCGGGGGTGTGA
- the hemE gene encoding uroporphyrinogen decarboxylase, whose protein sequence is MSANDLPHARGSARTGDTPATGRQTETYDSAFLRACRREPVPHTPVWFMRQAGRSLPEYLKVREGIGMLDSCMRPELVTEITLQPVRRHKVDAAIYFSDIVVPLKAIGIDLDIKPGVGPVVAEPIRTREDLRRLRDLTPDDVHYVTEAIGMLTRELGPTPLIGFAGAPYTLASYLVEGGPSRNHENTKALMYGDPELWADLLDRLAGITAAFLKVQIEAGASAVQLFDSWVGSLAPADYRRSVMPASVKVFDAVAPYGVPRIHFGVGTGELLGLMGEAGADVVGVDWRVPMDEAARRVGPGKALQGNLDPAVLFSTPEAVRAKTGEVLDAAAGLEGHIFNLGHGVLPTTDPDALTRLVADVHERTAR, encoded by the coding sequence GTGAGCGCCAACGACCTTCCCCACGCCCGAGGCTCCGCCCGCACGGGGGACACCCCGGCCACGGGCCGGCAGACCGAGACCTACGACTCCGCGTTCCTCAGGGCGTGCCGCCGCGAGCCGGTGCCGCACACGCCCGTCTGGTTCATGCGCCAGGCAGGACGCTCACTGCCCGAGTACCTGAAGGTCCGTGAGGGCATCGGGATGCTCGACTCGTGCATGCGCCCCGAACTGGTCACCGAGATCACCCTCCAGCCCGTGCGCCGCCACAAGGTCGACGCCGCCATCTACTTCAGCGACATCGTGGTCCCGCTGAAGGCCATCGGCATCGACCTCGACATCAAGCCCGGCGTGGGCCCCGTCGTCGCCGAGCCCATCCGCACCCGCGAGGACCTGCGGCGGCTGCGCGACCTCACCCCGGACGACGTCCACTACGTCACCGAAGCCATCGGGATGCTCACCCGGGAACTCGGCCCGACCCCCCTCATCGGCTTCGCCGGCGCGCCCTACACCCTCGCCAGCTACCTGGTCGAGGGCGGCCCTTCGCGCAACCACGAGAACACCAAGGCCCTGATGTACGGCGACCCGGAGCTCTGGGCCGACCTGCTCGACCGCCTCGCCGGCATCACCGCCGCCTTCCTCAAGGTGCAGATCGAGGCCGGCGCCTCCGCGGTGCAGCTCTTCGACTCCTGGGTCGGCTCCCTCGCCCCCGCCGACTACCGCCGCTCGGTCATGCCGGCGTCCGTGAAGGTCTTCGACGCCGTCGCCCCGTACGGCGTGCCGCGCATCCACTTCGGCGTGGGCACCGGCGAACTCCTCGGCCTGATGGGCGAGGCGGGCGCGGACGTCGTCGGCGTCGACTGGCGGGTGCCGATGGACGAGGCCGCCCGCCGCGTCGGCCCCGGCAAGGCCCTCCAGGGCAACCTGGACCCGGCCGTGCTGTTCTCCACCCCGGAGGCCGTCCGCGCGAAGACGGGCGAGGTGCTCGACGCCGCGGCGGGCCTGGAGGGCCACATCTTCAACCTCGGCCACGGGGTGCTCCCCACGACCGACCCGGACGCGCTGACCCGCCTGGTCGCCGACGTCCACGAGCGCACCGCGCGCTGA
- a CDS encoding DUF3000 domain-containing protein — MAAAQGHFSDHSNGIGATERAEQNAVPPAFGSAVEALRSARLRPEMEIDPTRPPQKLAPYAYALEAAVVDGDDDLADGRLVLLHDPAGHDAWQGTFRLVTLVRAELEPEMAADPLLPEVCWSWLTGALEARGLSYGEPSGTVTRAGSHYFGGLSDRRPATQIEIRASWTPEEGPQGVPDTAAHLAAWCDLLCQIAGLPPSPSGAADWATGVVSLPQRRGPQHP, encoded by the coding sequence ATGGCTGCGGCTCAGGGACATTTTTCGGATCATTCCAACGGCATCGGCGCGACGGAACGCGCGGAGCAGAATGCCGTGCCGCCGGCCTTCGGCTCGGCGGTGGAGGCGTTGCGCTCGGCGCGGCTGCGGCCGGAGATGGAGATCGATCCGACCAGGCCGCCGCAGAAGCTGGCGCCGTACGCGTATGCCCTGGAGGCGGCGGTGGTCGACGGCGACGACGACCTCGCCGACGGCCGGCTCGTCCTGCTGCACGACCCGGCCGGGCACGACGCCTGGCAGGGCACCTTCCGGCTGGTGACCCTGGTGCGCGCGGAGCTGGAGCCGGAGATGGCCGCCGACCCGCTGCTGCCGGAGGTCTGCTGGTCGTGGCTGACGGGTGCGCTGGAGGCCCGCGGGCTCTCCTACGGGGAGCCGAGCGGCACCGTCACCCGCGCGGGGTCTCACTATTTCGGTGGACTCTCCGACCGGCGTCCGGCGACGCAGATCGAGATCCGTGCCTCGTGGACCCCCGAGGAGGGGCCGCAGGGCGTGCCGGACACCGCCGCACACCTCGCGGCCTGGTGCGATCTGCTGTGCCAGATCGCCGGGCTGCCGCCTTCTCCGTCGGGTGCCGCGGACTGGGCGACGGGTGTGGTGTCGCTGCCGCAGCGGCGCGGTCCGCAGCACCCCTGA
- a CDS encoding helix-turn-helix transcriptional regulator has product MSVLLEQPASLVAYRPNKPTAMVVVADPRVRSTVTRHLWALGVRDVIEASSIAEARPRVGNPRDICVADVHLPDGSGLTLLSETRAAGWPNGLALSAADDIGAVRNALAGGVKGYVVTGTRTNIGHPTRPGAAPIGAAAGRMHRRPPGTPSHPGGYRELSGREVEVLRLVAEGQSNKAIGVSMGLSALTVKSHLARIARKLGTGDRAGMVAVALRTGIIH; this is encoded by the coding sequence GTGTCCGTTCTTCTCGAGCAGCCCGCAAGCCTGGTCGCCTACCGCCCGAACAAGCCGACGGCCATGGTCGTCGTGGCCGACCCACGCGTCCGTTCCACCGTCACCCGCCATCTGTGGGCTCTCGGGGTCCGGGACGTGATCGAGGCATCGTCCATCGCGGAGGCACGTCCCCGCGTCGGCAACCCGCGCGACATCTGCGTGGCCGACGTCCATCTGCCCGACGGTTCCGGGCTGACCCTGCTGTCCGAGACCCGCGCCGCGGGCTGGCCCAACGGACTCGCCCTGTCCGCCGCCGACGACATCGGCGCCGTGCGCAACGCCCTGGCCGGCGGCGTCAAGGGCTATGTCGTCACCGGTACGCGCACCAACATCGGCCACCCCACCCGTCCCGGCGCCGCCCCCATCGGCGCCGCGGCCGGCCGGATGCACCGCCGCCCCCCGGGTACCCCGAGCCACCCGGGCGGCTACCGCGAGCTGTCCGGCCGTGAGGTCGAGGTGCTCCGTCTGGTGGCGGAGGGCCAGTCGAACAAGGCGATCGGCGTCTCCATGGGGCTGTCCGCCCTGACCGTCAAGAGCCACCTCGCCCGCATCGCCCGCAAGCTCGGCACGGGCGACCGCGCCGGCATGGTGGCGGTCGCCCTGCGCACCGGAATCATCCACTGA